Part of the Halobaculum halobium genome, CCCGCGATCCGGAGTCGCTTCATCACGGTCCCCTCCGTCGCGGTGACGGGGCGAAGCTCCGTCGGCTCGGCGACGAGGGCGGCGTCGCGGTCGAACGGGTACGGCGAGTCGAGCGCCGCCGCGGCCGCGCCGATCCCGCCCTCCTCCTCGCCGGCGACCGCCTCGACGACGATCCGGCCGTCGAGGTCGCGTTCGCCGGCTTCGACTGACTCCCTGAGGTCGAGGGCCGCGTGAACGCAGGCGCCGACGGCGGCCTTCATGTCGGCGGCCCCGCGACAGGTGAGCGTCTCGGCGCCGTCGTCTGCCTCGCTCCAAACGGGGTCGAAGGGATCGCTCGTCCAGAGGTCGTCGTCAGCGGGAACCACGTCGAGGTGGCCGTTGAGGACCATAGTTCTCCCGGCGTCGGGGTCGCCGAACTCCAGCACGCCCGCGACGCTCGGACGCCCCGCGGCGTCGATGTCGGCGCGGTCGTCGGGGAACGACGGATGGGCGGCGAGTCGTTCGGGGTCGGCCTCCCACGTGTACGTCTCGAACCCGGCGTCCGCGAGGCGGTCGCGGAGCCACTCGGCGGCGGGTGCCTCGTCGCCGTCGGTCGTCTCGAACGCGCACAGCCGGGCCGTGAGGTCCCGTAGGTCGGGGACGGTCATGGGTGATCGTCGGCAGGGAGGGGTAAGGCCGTGTGGGTGGCGGCGTGGACGCCGCGGGAACCGCAGTCGGGTCGGTCGCCGTCGTTCGTAAACGCTTATGCGCGCACGTCGGTAAGGTCGGGCGAGGGCTGGTAGCTCAGTTAGGGAGAGCGTCCGGCTTTTAACCGGACGGTCGGGGGTTCGAATCCCTCCCAGCCCGTTTCTGTCCACCGCGACGAGCGAAGCGAGGAGCCGCGCGACGCAAATAGCGTCCGAGAGATTCGAACGACGGCACGAGTGAGCAAGGCGAACGAAATGCAGGAGGTTCGAATCCCTCCGGTTCGCTTCTCCCGTGAACACCAGTGTTTCCGGTCGACGTCGTCCGATCATCGAAGCCACAGCCGATTGGATAAGCTAACGGGGATCCCTGCTGAACTCCGTACTCAAGAGTTATATATCGCAAATAGCCTGAAATAAAATAGTATGCATTCCTGTCCGAGCTGTGGTGCCGGCGTGGAACCGTCGCACTCGTTCTGTGAGAAGTGCGGGGCGGAGATCGGATCGGCAGACACCGAGACCGCACCGAACACGGAGTCATTCGATCAATACGCCGAACACTTCGGACCCGAAGAGACTCCCCAGTACATTCTGAAAGGAGCGACGTTGAAAACCGAGGGCAATATCGACTCGGCGAAATCGTCGCTGAGTGGAGGCGGCGGTGTCAAGACGATCGTCACGGACGAACGCGTGTTCATCCACGTCGAAAAGCGAATAACGGGGGATGACATGCGAACCCTTCCGTACGAGTCGATCAACGCGGTGAACCTCGACACGGGGATCATCAATAATTTTCTGTCGCTTCAGACCGGTGGCGGCACGTACAAGGTGCAGGTGCTGGACAAGGAGGAGGCAAAAAACGCGATAGAGTACATCAGGACCCGCAAGCGTGAGCTGGCCCAAGGCGGGGGCGGTTCGACGAGCGATCCGGATCCGACGGAGCAGCTGAAGAACATCAAGGAGCTCCACGACCAGGGCGTACTCTCCGACGAGGAGTTCGAGACAAAAAAGCGAGAGTTGTTGGATAAGATCTGACCGATCGGGAGCCAGTTCCGGCGGCGTGTCCGGCCGAAGAACGCGGAGTCTGGCGTTCGATGTCGCGTCGCAATTTCGAGAGCGATCCGGAGAGACTCGTTACCCCTCCCCGTGGTACGTGCCGTCGTAGTGGCCCTCGTGGTCGGCGGTCGCGAGGACGAACTGCGCCACGCGGGCGCCGGGTTCGATCTCGATCCGGTGGCCGACCTGAAGCAACCCCTCGCCCCGGCCCTCGTAGCCGGCGTCCCACACCGCGGTGTTCAGCATGCAGGAATTGCGCAGCAGCGTCGAGCGCGGGTAGACGAAGCCGACGTGGTCGTCGGGGACCCGCAGGCGCTCGCCGTACTGCAGAACGTACGCGCCGGGATCGAGGCGATAGAGACCGCTTTCGGGGTCAATTTCGGTCCGGTCCCCGACGTGCTTCCCGTCGCGAGTGATCCGGCCCGGCTCGGCCTGTTCGGACAGCGCGGCGACGGTCAAATCGACGCCATTCGGTTGGATCTGGTCGTCGTCGACGGGGTCAACGTGGTCAGCGACTGTCGGTCCCGATTCGAACATACCCGAGGGAGAGACAGGCCGACCGAAAAGCCCGCCGGTCGGCAACCGACTCCCGAAGATGCGGATGCGTTTGTGCACAAATGGTTTCGCAGAAAGATCATTCGAGCATATTGGGAGGCAACACTCGCGTCGACTGTGCAAAAATTACCGGACAGAGCGACGGTCTATCACGAACGTCAGGGTGGAAACTCGCCGGATTTATATCCGCCGAGCGAGGATATGCGGACGATATGGGACAGACGATTACGGAGCAGATTCTCGACGATCACCTCGTCGAGGGCGAGTTGACCCCCGGCGAGGAGATCGGGATCGATATCGATCAGGTCCTCACGCAGGACACGACAGGGACGATGGTCTGGCTGCAGTTCGAGGCGCTGGACCTCGACGAAGTCCAGACCGAACTGGCCGCGCAGTACTGCGACCACCAGACGTACCAGTTCGACTTCAAGAACACCGACGACCACCGCTTCCTCCGCTCTGCGGCGGGCACCTTCGGCGCGTACTTCTCCCGGCCCGGCAACGGCATCTGCCACCAGGTCCACAAGGAGAACTTCGCGGCGCCCGGCAAGACGCTGCTCGGTTCGGACTCGCACACGCCGACCCCCGGCGGCCTCGGCCAGCTGGCGATCGGCGCGGGCGGCCTCGACATCGCCGTCGCGATGGGCGGCGGCGCCTACTACGTCGAGATGCCCGAGATCGTGAACGTCGAGCTGACCGGTGAGCTCCCCGAGTGGGCCACCGCGAAGGACGTCGCGCTCCACCTGCTGGGCG contains:
- a CDS encoding PH domain-containing protein, with protein sequence MHSCPSCGAGVEPSHSFCEKCGAEIGSADTETAPNTESFDQYAEHFGPEETPQYILKGATLKTEGNIDSAKSSLSGGGGVKTIVTDERVFIHVEKRITGDDMRTLPYESINAVNLDTGIINNFLSLQTGGGTYKVQVLDKEEAKNAIEYIRTRKRELAQGGGGSTSDPDPTEQLKNIKELHDQGVLSDEEFETKKRELLDKI
- a CDS encoding deoxyuridine 5'-triphosphate nucleotidohydrolase, with protein sequence MFESGPTVADHVDPVDDDQIQPNGVDLTVAALSEQAEPGRITRDGKHVGDRTEIDPESGLYRLDPGAYVLQYGERLRVPDDHVGFVYPRSTLLRNSCMLNTAVWDAGYEGRGEGLLQVGHRIEIEPGARVAQFVLATADHEGHYDGTYHGEG